A segment of the Patescibacteria group bacterium genome:
TACGCTATGGGCCTGGGGAAAGGGAGACTATGGTCAGCTTGGAGATGGAATTGCACGACTTAAGAACACACCACTTCAAATCGGTACGCTAACAAACTGGGGAACTGTATCTATGGGAGCCTCACACACCGTTGCATGGAAAACAAATAATACTATTTGGGGATGGGGAATTGGGGGCCAAGTGGGAGACAATACCGCTGTTACAAGATCAAGCCCCGTACAAATTGGAACGCTATCTACATGGCAATCTATTGATACTGGTGATTCACATACTGTAGCTATAAAGACTGACGGTACAATGTGGGCATGGGGAGCAAACACGTCAGGCCAAGTAGGAGACAATACGAATGTTACAAAATCAAGTCCTGTACAGATTGGAACTTTAAACACATGGGCAAGTGTGTCGGCTGGAAATATTCACTCTATTGCTCGAAAAACAGATAGTAGTATTTGGTCATGGGGACTTGGAAGTGTGGGTGCACTTGGAGATAATACAGCCACTACCAAATCAAGCCCGGTACGAATTGGTACACTTAATACCTGGGCAAGTGTGACTGCTGGTGGAAACCACTCTCATGCAATAAAAGCTGATGGATCATTGTGGTCATGGGGTTACAATTTTTATGGGCAATTAGGCGATAGTTCAAATGTGGCTAAATCAAGTCCTGTTCGAGTTGGTACGCTCAATGATTGGTCAATTGTATCAGCAGGAATTCAGCATTCATTAGCAATCAAAACAAACGGGACATTGTGGGCATGGGGATTTGGAACTTCCGGACAGCTTGGAGATAATACGGGTGGAACCTTCTCAAGTCCAATTCAAATTGGTACGCTCACTACTTGGGCTGGGGTGTCTGCAGGTGCAGAACACTCTCTTGGATGGAAAGCTGATGGAACTTTGTGGGCCTGGGGCTACAATGCATCCGGACAATTGGGAGACGGTACATTTACTCAATATCTTAGTCCTATTCAAGTTGGTACGGTTTCTACATGGAGTACTGCTTCAGCTGGACCAAACCACAGTGGTGCTGTGAGAGCCGATGGGACATTATGGATGTGGGGAACTCGTCTTAATGGTAGAATCGGAGATAACAACATGCCGGGTAAATCGAGCCCAATTAAAATAGGTACCATGAACGATTGGCGTACATTGGGTAACGGTCCAAATGGACTGATGAGTATTTCAATTAAATAATATTTTATGGCAACCCTTACTGAAATTCTAGAAATATCTGGAACATTAGAAAAAGCAGAAGAAATAGCTCGGCAATTAGTAGTGCAAGATCCAACATATATGTTGGATCTTCAGCTTATATTGAGCGCTCGTGGTAAAGTTGCAGAATCTAAAAAAATTATTGAAGATCTGAGTAATAAGTTTCCCAATGATCATAGAATAGCTTTCAACCAAGGATGGCACGTATTGAATGAAGGTGATTTACAGCGGGGAATGGAACTCATAGATCGAGGAAGAAATGTGGGGGTATTTGGTTCACCCGCACTTCAAACAGATAAGCCCTTATGGGATGGGAAAAATGCCAAAGGAAAAACTATTTTACTTCGATGTGAAGGAGGATTGGGAGATGAAATTCTTAATATTCGTTTTGCTAAAGATATAGCAGAGAGAGGTGGAACAGTTATAGTAGCTTGTGATAAAGGTTTGCAAAGCGTGTTCTCTCGAGTTTCAGGCGTCGCCAAAACTATTTCTTTAGATCACATTCAAGATGAGTACTTTGATGCATGGGTACCTGCTATGAGCGCTGTAAGAGTGTGTGGTCACACTTATGAAACACTTCCAAGTGAAGCTTATATTACTGCTTTACCAGAGAAAATTGCAGAATGGAATAAGACTGTTAATGCTGATAATGGAGTGTTGAAAGTTGGAATACGCTGGTCTGGCAATGCAGAATTTGAACATGAACAAATGCGAAGATTCCCTTTCAAGCATATCTTGGATGTATTTGAAACTCCCAATGCTAAATTTTTTAGTTTACAACGTGATTCGGATTTGAAAGTGTTACCTCCTGAAGTTGTCGATTTAAGTGGTCTTATGAATACATGGGAAGATACAGCAGGAGTTATTGCAAACTTAGATTTAGTAATAACTTCATGTACAAGTGTTGCTCATATGGCGGCAGCAATGGGCAAAGAAACATGGATTATTGTTCCACTAATGCCATATTATACGTGGGCTATGCCTGGGAATAAAACTCCATGGTATAAAAGCGTGACGTTGTATAGACAAGAATCAGACACAAACTGGGAAGCCTCATTTATAAAGGTACGACAAGCATTAGAAGAATCGACAACTCAAGTAATACGTACTAGTATTGATCCAATGCAAAATCACACAAAAAAGACGCTCCATTTCGTAGCAGGACTACCGCGTTCTGGTAGTACTATGCTCATTAGTTTGCTTGCCCAAAATCCTACTATTTTCGGTGCACCCGTTTCAGGTTTGGCTGGTATTGTAAACGGAGTAAATACTAATTGGGATAAAATAGAATTTCATAAGGAAGTTCCTAATGAAGAAGCAAAGATGTATACCTTGCGAGCTATTTTAGATAGCTATCATGCTGCAACATCTAAACCAATTATCCTAGATAAAGAGCGTCATTGGATTCGTTATATTTTATTGCTTGAAAAGTTATTAGACAGAAAAGTGAAAGTAATTGTTCCTGTTCGTCCTATTGCAGAAATACTCACTTCATTTGAAGTATTGCGACAAAAGAATCCATTAACTCTCACAATGGTGGATGAAGTACTTGGTCCGAAATCTACATTATCTACACGTTGTGATTACTTTATGAATGAAGAAGGTCCTGTAGGGAGTTGTATCAATTATACTCGTGATGCTGTCATTTCCGGCTTGAGTGATCGTTTATTATTTGTGGATTACAATAAATTTATTGCTAATCCCGAGCGTGATCTAAAACGAATATATAGTTTCTTAGAAATCCCTTATTTTGAGCATGATTTGCATAACATAAAGCAGCTTACTATGAGTGATGATTCAATATGGAAGTATCCAGGATTACATGATGTTCGATCTGTCGTATCAAAAATCTCTGCTGATCCTATAAGTGTCCTTGGTCCTGAGCTTGTAGCAAAGTTTAGTCAGGGTGAACCATGGGAAAATTGGACATAATCCAATACGTTAAGTATGAAACATTTCCATACAAATATTCAAGGATGGTTTTTTGCAGAATATTTTTTTGCTGACATTGTTAAAAATGCACCTGATGGTGCGCATTTTGTTGAAGTTGGAAGTTGGAAAGGAAAGAGTGCTGTTTTTATGGCAGTTGAGATTGCCAACAGTGGAAAGCGAATAAAATTTGATTGTATTGACCATTGGAAGGGCTCGAAAGATACATACTTAGAAAACGAAGATCAAGCTGTTAAAGACGGTAATCTTTTTGAGGTTTTTAAAGAGAATATTGAGCCAGTACAAGAGTACATAAATGCTATCGATGGAGATAGCGCTGCTACAGCTTCACGTTATGCAGACGGATCTCTTGATTTTATCTATATAGATGCTGCACATGATTATGAAAGCGTAAAAAGAGATATTAAGGCTTGGTTACCCAAATTAAAGTCAGATGGAGTCATTGCTGGGGATGATTTTACTGAAGCATTCCCTGGATTAGTTCAAGCTGTGCAAGAAATATTCCCTCAAGGATTATCAGTAATTCACCCTACATGGGTTGTGGATCGACGTACAATAAATTCAGAACAAGGATGTTCGATAATCTTTAGATGCCATACTGGTGATAATGTTCATGATGGAGTACGATTTGCTGGGGTAAGTAAAACAGAACTTGTTGTTAAGTGTTTTAAATCTATAGTGTCGGCAGCAGAAATTGTAAACCGTGATATTGAAATTGTGATTGTAGATGATCATTCAGAAAAGAAATGTATTGAAGCACTTGAAGATGTGCTAACAACTTCACGACATCCACATAAAATAATTCATGTAACAGACACAGGTAATAAAGCATCGTTACGAGAATCATTCGAATATGCTCGTGATTATGGTAAAGAGCTTGTTTATTTTGTGGAGGATGATTATTTACACCTCCCTACATCATTACTGGAAATGATCGAGCAACAAACTGAGTTTAAAAATAACTTAAACAATAAAGAAGTGGCATTTTATCCCGTTGATTATCCAGATCGATATCAACCTCAAGGAATATATCAATCAATGATAGTTCTTGGCAAACACCGTCACTGGAGAACTACTCGACACTCAACACTTACTTTTTTTTCTTCTCGGAAAGCAGTTTTTGAATATTGGGAATTATTTGAAAAAATGTGGCAAGGGGAGGGTAATTTTGTAGATGAAGATCAAACGGTAAATAAACTGTGGGGTCCAGATATTCAGCTCTTTTCTCCAATTCCAACACTCGCTATTCATATGCAATTCGAAGAACACAAACCTCCTTTTGTTGATTGGCAAAAGTATTGGGATGCTATACAGTAACACTATGAAATTAAATCTTGGCTGTGGCTTCAATAAACTGGATGGATATATAAATGTAGATAATTCGGCTGTATGTAAGCCTGATCAGGTGTTTGATATAGAATCGACCCCATGGCCTTGGCAAGATAGTTCGATTGACGAGATCAGATTAGATCATGTTTTGGAGCACATTGGTGTGGACCCAAAAACATATATTTCAGTATGGAAAGAAATATGGCGCGTATCAAAACCCAATGCTCAGATTTTTATTCGAGTTCCACACTGGAGGCATGAAAACTTTGCACATGATCCTACACATGTACGTCCTATTACTCCTGTTGGTATTGCCATGTTTGATCAGCTACGTAACAGGGAAGACGAAAAGCGTGGAGGTCAAGAAACAAAGCTTGGACTTATGTATGCAATAGATGTTGCTATAGAACGTGTTGAATATGTGTTTGTCCCCGAAATACAGCAAGCTTTAGAAAAGAAATTTATATCTCAAGAAAAAGCTTCTTCACTTATGGAACATGAAAATAATGTATGTCAGGAAATTAAAATCGGTGTGCGAGTTATGAAGCCTTGTCGAGGCTAGCATCGATAAACTATGAAATTAGATATTATTTTACGGACACATTCTTTAGGTAATGTGCATCCAGAAAAAAGAGTAATGACGGATTCTAAGGAAGAAATGCTTATTAAATGTGTTTTTTCTTTAATAAAATCAATAGATACTATCAAAGGTGCTCATGATATAAAGCTAGCAATAATAGATGATCACTCTTCTGAATTATGTATGCAGAAGCTTAAAAAAATGGTGAGTGATCTTAAATATCCCTATATATTAATACATCTTGAAGATACGGGAAATAATGCTTCTTTAAAAAAGTGTTATGAATATGCGCATGATAATGCGCGTGATGTTATTTATTTTGTAGAGGATGATTATCTACATAATCCGAGCGCTCTAGTAGAGATGATTGAATCATATGAGCTGTTCCAATCCAATTTAGGGGGAACAGATATCGCATTATTGCCGTATGATGATCCCGATAATTATAAACCAGGTTGGATTCATCCCAGCCGAATAGTATTGAGCAAAAATCGCTATTGGAGAACAAATACAATTACAAATGGTACCTTCATGATATCAAAGAAAGTACTATTGGATTTTTGGGATACATTTATGGCATTTACTCAATATGGTACAGG
Coding sequences within it:
- a CDS encoding glycosyltransferase family A protein, which encodes MKLDIILRTHSLGNVHPEKRVMTDSKEEMLIKCVFSLIKSIDTIKGAHDIKLAIIDDHSSELCMQKLKKMVSDLKYPYILIHLEDTGNNASLKKCYEYAHDNARDVIYFVEDDYLHNPSALVEMIESYELFQSNLGGTDIALLPYDDPDNYKPGWIHPSRIVLSKNRYWRTNTITNGTFMISKKVLLDFWDTFMAFTQYGTGLKSNESATINKIWSESVRLFTPMPSLAIHMHHTLRMSPFIDWKSLWDSMDTSHL
- a CDS encoding sulfotransferase domain-containing protein: MATLTEILEISGTLEKAEEIARQLVVQDPTYMLDLQLILSARGKVAESKKIIEDLSNKFPNDHRIAFNQGWHVLNEGDLQRGMELIDRGRNVGVFGSPALQTDKPLWDGKNAKGKTILLRCEGGLGDEILNIRFAKDIAERGGTVIVACDKGLQSVFSRVSGVAKTISLDHIQDEYFDAWVPAMSAVRVCGHTYETLPSEAYITALPEKIAEWNKTVNADNGVLKVGIRWSGNAEFEHEQMRRFPFKHILDVFETPNAKFFSLQRDSDLKVLPPEVVDLSGLMNTWEDTAGVIANLDLVITSCTSVAHMAAAMGKETWIIVPLMPYYTWAMPGNKTPWYKSVTLYRQESDTNWEASFIKVRQALEESTTQVIRTSIDPMQNHTKKTLHFVAGLPRSGSTMLISLLAQNPTIFGAPVSGLAGIVNGVNTNWDKIEFHKEVPNEEAKMYTLRAILDSYHAATSKPIILDKERHWIRYILLLEKLLDRKVKVIVPVRPIAEILTSFEVLRQKNPLTLTMVDEVLGPKSTLSTRCDYFMNEEGPVGSCINYTRDAVISGLSDRLLFVDYNKFIANPERDLKRIYSFLEIPYFEHDLHNIKQLTMSDDSIWKYPGLHDVRSVVSKISADPISVLGPELVAKFSQGEPWENWT
- a CDS encoding class I SAM-dependent methyltransferase yields the protein MKHFHTNIQGWFFAEYFFADIVKNAPDGAHFVEVGSWKGKSAVFMAVEIANSGKRIKFDCIDHWKGSKDTYLENEDQAVKDGNLFEVFKENIEPVQEYINAIDGDSAATASRYADGSLDFIYIDAAHDYESVKRDIKAWLPKLKSDGVIAGDDFTEAFPGLVQAVQEIFPQGLSVIHPTWVVDRRTINSEQGCSIIFRCHTGDNVHDGVRFAGVSKTELVVKCFKSIVSAAEIVNRDIEIVIVDDHSEKKCIEALEDVLTTSRHPHKIIHVTDTGNKASLRESFEYARDYGKELVYFVEDDYLHLPTSLLEMIEQQTEFKNNLNNKEVAFYPVDYPDRYQPQGIYQSMIVLGKHRHWRTTRHSTLTFFSSRKAVFEYWELFEKMWQGEGNFVDEDQTVNKLWGPDIQLFSPIPTLAIHMQFEEHKPPFVDWQKYWDAIQ